The genome window TTACCCACCAACAAATAGCACCCTTCCAgtgaaaaaacaacaaaaacaaataggCCCCGAAGACAAGCAGCGGTATTAGCGTAATAGGAATTTCACAAAGGTTTGAGTGGATGATCAAAACTCCTGCAATCGGTATGCATTGAGAAAATTCCTATGAAATACAGTTCACATTCCTATTACCAATCAAACATTTCAATTCCTATGTGAACTGAATTGCTTCCAAAACCATAAAGAAACCTGTAATACAAAAGTTAGTTGCATTGCACCAGTAAATTAGCCGTTCTGTAAAATATTTAGGCTCTATCGAGCCATAAAACCAAAACCGTCACAACTCATCCCATCATCATAACATATTCCAGGGTACTTACCAAAAATAACTAACTGATGGATGAAAGATAAACATGAACTAAATTACTGACAAGTCAGATGATCAAGTTATGTGACACATACCGCAACTTCAATCAGAAGCATACATAGATCGTAAAAAGGATAGCTTCAAAGCTTATAAGCCACCCAAGTTTGTCCTAACTTCAGCTACTTCAAGCACCAAAATAAAAACGATATCTGTTTCAAAGTTTTTTGATACAAATTATACTGGTTAGCTTTAGGGAGAAAGTACTCTTTTAAAGATATAGATTCACTCCACCGTACAGTAACCAAAATCAACATCACTCCAGTTCATCTGCAAGGAAAAAAACATAACCTTGTTAGCGCAAAGTGACAATCGTCCATCTAATTCTGAAACATCCAACAAGTGCATGACACACATTGGACAGTTAAGATAATGTATTACATTGGAAAGCACCAACCAACTGAATTCCACGTAGAAGAGTGAGTAGGTCGTAAGAGGAATTAAAAAGAAGAGTGACACTATGATAAATATGTCTCAAACATTGAAACACTCCATAAATTTGCCGTGCACAAATCAGAAATACAATAATTGAAGCATTAGCAATGAAACGGAGAGCTATAAAGAAAATTTCCACTGAACATTAGACTTTTCCCTTACGAGCCATCGAAAAACTTGACTAACCTTCCATGCCACTGTTTTGAAATTTCTAGCCTATCCATACCATTTCCGTAACTTAAGTTAGATTGCATCGCCGTTAGAGAGGGGGTCGAAAATTTGAACCTGGTATGAAAAAGGAAAGTTAAGTTTTTTTGGCACATAAAAGAAAAGTGTAACATGAGGTGCCGTACAGCgacaagtttgatataaagCCCACACCAACGAGGACACGAACCTGCAGGCTCCACTGCCGCGCGCCATGCCATCCCGGCCTGCCATGGCCCAGTCGGTCTCCCTCTCGGCCTCACCGGGAGATCGACCTCTCACCATTACGAACCCAGAAGCAAACAGAGCAGTAAATTTCGGGAACAAAGCAACCAGCAATGCAATCACGTGTGCTCTTGCAAATGTGGCGTTACAAAATGGCAGGAAAGCCTCGGGGTTCAACGAGCCGCGTTGTCACCCCAGCGTGCCGATAGGCCAACGAAATGCCAGCCTAAAACGGCGCTGCAGTGCCGTCGTCCCCACCGGTGGTCGTCCTCCCCGTCCAGCCTATCGCTTGCTCCCTGCCCATGTGCGTGTGCGGGCACACCATGCAAATGGCCGCACTACCGTTCGTGCCCCGAACCTCACCAACCTCGCTAATCATAGTTAATTAGCTAGTGGCCTGTGACTGGCTAACAGCTTACTCATCTCGCTGctactagctagctagtagTTCACTTCAGTCTTTGGCGGTAGTGTGAGGCGTTGCCGCGGCCATGGCGATGCGGCGCGTTGTTGCGGCGGCGTTGCTGGCCTGCCTCCTGCTGCCGATGGCCTCGGTGCGCGGGCGCAACATCACGGCTATGCTCGGCGGATACAAAGAGTACAAGCTGTACAACAAGTACCTGTCGGAGACGAAGGTGTGCGACGAGATCAACGCGCGGCAGTCGACGTCGATGACCATCCTCGTGCTCTCCGACGATGCCATGTCCAAGCTCGTCTCCGACGCCGGGGAATCTCTGGCCGCCATCAAGAACGCGCTCCGCCTCCTCTCGGTGCTCGACTACTACGACCGCAAGAAGGTGAAGAAATACGGCAGCGAGAGCGCCGCCACGCTCTACCAGGCCACCGGCGACGCCGTCAGCACCACGGGAAACGTCAAGGTCACCGACCAGGACGGCAGCAATTACGGCTTCGCGTCCGCCACTCCCGGCGCCAAGGTATCCACCGTGACCAAGGAGGTCAAGACGATGTCGTTCAAGTTCTCCATCCTCGAGATCTCGGCACCCGTCGAGTTCGACGGCCTCTTCGACACACCGACGACGTCCAACCTCACACGGCTTCTGGAGAAGGCCGGGTGCAAGCGATTTGCGGCGCTCGTCGCCAGCACCGGCGTGCTCAAGACGTACGAGTCGGCCATGGACAACGGACTCACCCTGTTCGCGCCCGACGACGACGCGTTCCAGGCGAAGGGCGCGCTCGACGTCAAGAATATGTCCAGCGCCGACCTTGTCACGCTCCTCAAGTACCACGCGCTGCCGGAGTACTACCCCAAGACGTCGCTCAAGGCGGTGAAGGGCCCGCTCCGCACGCTGGCCTCGACCAAGGCCGGGAAGGACGACGTCTCGGTGGTGGCGCAGGGCGACGACGTCTCGCTCGCCACCGGCGGCGGCAAGTCCCGCGTGGCGGACACGGTCCTGGACAACACGCCGTTCTGCTTGCTCAAGGTGGACAGCCTCTTAGTGCCGGCCGAGCTCGCCGGGGCGCCGGAGCCAGCCGCGCCGGCGCCTTCTCCCACGGAGGCGCCACAGAGCTCTCCGCCCGCGCCGCAACCGGCGGACGCGTCTTCGGTGGCCGCGGATCACGCGGATCACAAGTCCAAGAAGGCGTCGTCCGCCGTTGCATCTCGGTCAGTCGGTGGTACGttcgcggcggcggccgtgtgTTCCGTCGTGCTTGCGTCCCTGCTGTGATGGTAGTGAACATTGGCACATCCATAGTTGCTTGGCAGCTCGTCTCATGGCTTCAAGCAGATACTATGTTTTCCTTCGATCCTTTTCCCTTCCCGTTTTGGGCTGTTCATTGATTGTACGAGGATGCTACATTGACATTTCTCTGTGTAATTTGGGAAAACTTTGTACATTTTTCTTCTTTCGTGTTTAGTTTCAGAACACATACTCCGGTTCCAGAGGTTACAGAGCATTCGTGCCAGTTCGTACACCTTCCAGATCCTGAGATCCAATCCTGTTTGACGCAAGAAGATTATTCAAGCAGTAAAAGGAGAAGTCGATGGGAGATGATGTTACATCTAAGAACAGATCTGGAAACTAATTTTTTGGCTGACACAGATCTGAAAACTTTACTGGTCCCCGAGTGGAGTGGCATTGCAGTATTGCACTGAGTTGTAAATTGGACGGAGCTGATCATGTGAGTTTTGTCCTTTGAGCCCGGCCTACGGATGCTCATTTGCTGGCGTAATCAAAGATGGCCGGATTTTGCGGAATGACCTCGCCGCGATCCTCTCCAGGCTCCACACCACCGCCGGCGACAATAGCACGGTCGGACGGGGGCATACAGGAGGTCTTAGCCATGCGTATAATTTAAGAGAGAAATATATTTAGATGTTTACGTATACTGTTACAATTTTATCtaatagatataaatatacatatatagtcTAGTTTGAGAGGAAAACTTACTTCCACAGCCTGACTCTTTAGATGTAGACTTATATATCAACTCATGCAGATAGATCTACTTATCAACGTCACACAATCATCTTTATACTAACAATTAATCATAATCTCAACTTGCAACTGCTCATACGACCTCAAATTCAATCAATCAAATAGAATATCAATTCATTATGTATAGATAAATACAaccaattaaatatttttcttttcaataaatataattctAAATAACCTGCTTTTTCTCAACGCGGTAGATCCGTGTGCGTTGGTGGAGGTTTGAACTTCTAAACAGTCGACAACAACTGGGTTTGGGAAACAAAATAGCAATTGGAGGTCAGGGAACATAATAGCGACCGgagcgcgaggctgatttttttatatatatttttaagattAGATGAGCCGTGCACGGCATGAGACACTCACTATATTTACTTAAGCGAAGACGGGCGAATATAAGCTGCTCTCTGCCCCTATTAAATGGGGATATCTGATGGCATCATCATCACGGCGATCCTGAAAAATGAGAACAAGTCATCATTTTCTTAGTCCCATTGGCTAATGAGAAGTCCTGGACTGGCGTCACTTTTCTTTGCAGACggcttatttttcttcttttgcatTTCTTTGCGGATGCCTTCCTTTTTCCTTGAAGGTGGAGAGCATAGAAAGCACTCCTTACCTCCACTACCACAGATCACGTTATTATAGATGTTTTTTTAACACATATCACAAATAGTAAACGAAGTTGTCTGTAATACGATATTAAACTTGTTATAGATAGGTAATTATTTGCCTGTAATACGACAAAGCACATATGGTTTTATtaaaaaccatctgtgatattattattttttttaaaaataatatttttaactaggaaaaataaaaaaaaattgcaccaagCCACCGCAGTCACACGTCACTGAGTCATACGATTTTTTACGCAAAATATACACACGTGTGGTTTGTATGCATCAAACCTGTGACCTCATGTTTCACGTGTAGCTTTATTACCATCTTACATGTACATCATTGCTAATAGTAATATGATATTATATCATTTTGATCCTTATCGTTCAAAAATTTAGATAATTATTTAGTTATCTaaataactttaaatgaaaaattataaactacaaagttgtatatcttatCAAAAACTACAATTTCATATAAAAAGTTTCTTAATCTGACttcatattaatattttatgaattttcaaatatatactacatacaaatatttataaaaactCGTCCGTATTAATCATCTAGACATAGACGGATATTTATAAAAAACCGTTTATATCTATAAGAGTGAGAACACACAGACAATTTTTCATACGGAGCTATCTGTGTCGTTTAACAACACACGGACAGTTTTTCAAGAAACCGTATGTATTTAGGAACCGTTAACATACAAATGACCTTTTAAAACTATTTATGTGTTTTCGCTCCGCTAGATGGTTgaaaatttatagatttttttctatCAACTGTCTATATATAATTTATCAGTGATGGCTTTTGAGTAACCGTCCGTAGCTTTTTTTTTACGGAGATTAACTCAGTTTGTATTAAAAGCCAACCAGAAGGTTCACGACATCATCAGAAGGAGAAAACAGACAAAAACGAAGTGGTCTTTGATCGTTTCTGTGTAGCGGTTGTTTTATTCGAGACTTTGTATTCTTCTGGTGCCTTgatcataatatatatatatatactacttcATATCGCCGAAGGAAATGGAGGCCATCGGAGGCCTCTGGCGCCTCCCCGCGACGCGTGCCCCCGCAGCCGCGATCGAACGGCCGCGGCCGAAGGAAACGAGACCCGTGACTCCCTCCACGCGTCACGTAGCACAGCGCGCCGTGTGCCGGTCGTGCCGCGTGCGTCGACGGGCGCAGCGCGGCGCGTGCCGGTCGTCCCGCGTGCATCGATGGCCGCGTCGTAGGTACCTCTGGACAGTTTTGCGTCGCCGTGCTTGGATGTGCTCCCCGCTCCCCGCAGCGACGGCCGAGAGGCTCGAGCGCGCGGATAAGGATGGCCTCCCCAGCCTGCGGTCCCTTCCGCGATAAGGATGACTGCACGCGGCGCGGCCACGACGAGGACCTACTCCCACAGCGCCCCACCGCCGTGCACCGAGTGACGCCGCCCGCCATGACCGCTGCCGAGCTAGCTCCCGCGACGGTGGCCGGCTGCATCGCGGATCCGACCCCCGGTGACCCCGTGGTGGACTGCACCGGCCAGGGCCTCTGGTTCGTGGAGGCCACCGCGAGCTGCGCACTCGCCGACGTGAACTACCTCGAGCGCCCGCTACTCATCCCCAAGGAGGAGCTGCTTCTACTCATCCCCAAGGAGGAGATGCTTCCCCGCCCTCTCGGATCGTCGTCGTCACCTAGGTCAGTCCCGACCTCCTTTTCCCGATTTCCACCccggccgccgcccccgccgccaccTCTCCTTCGGGGGCCTGATTCCCACCGCCATTCCGCTTCCTCCCACCGCGCCTCTGTGTATGAGGCCAGGTCGATGGTGGGGAGGGCGCGGCGACGTCGCTGCTACTCTCTCGGCGGCGGCCGCCTCGACCTCACAAGATCCCGAGCGCCGCAGACACCTCGACCATCCCGGCAGCAGATTCAGACATCCGTGACCTCGCCGGAGCCGGGTCCAGCAGCCTAGATTTGTAAGGCAACTCGACCATGGCTCTCCCATGCCACCGGATTCGTCGCCCAAAGGAGGTCAGTCGCCATGTGCATCCCGTGTCCTACCGCAGCTCACCGCCACAGTAGCATCGCCGTGATCGGCCGCTACGCGCCCCATCGGTCCACCGATAAGGACAGGGCCGCGGCGGCAGGAGCGACGGCCTCATATACTACAGCCTGCAGCATCCTTTCCCCACGCCCTTCCATATCGGGTCTTGCGGATGGCTTCTTCATCGTATCTTCGATGACGGTCTACACAGATCCACCGCAATACAAGAAAACAGCAAGCTCGCATGTGCGCAGTAGAGAGAAGCCTCTGCGAGGACAATGGCACGAAGTGGCCAGCCGGCGCTGGCGTGGGAGGGACCATGGAGCTTTCGTGCGGAGGCAGCAGCCATCGGCCGGCTGGCACTTGCGCGGGAGGTGACTGCGAGTGCTCAGGCGAAAGCAGCAGCGTCCAGAAGAAGCTACGCACATCTCCCTTCTATCAACTCATGGTACATGACTTCGTTCTATCCTTGCCTCATGAACTAACACTACCAACTTTCCTATCTTTCTTCTCCAATATGGCTCCTAAATTTTTTTACTCATGTGTTTTATCGCTTAATTGATTACAGTTGTTCTGGGAAAAATGCACATCTGCGATCTCGCTGGTCATGTCATCAAAGTCTGAGTTACCTTGGCTTAAGAAATTGGTCAACAAGGTTGCAGACAGCTCAAGGATGCAATGACCAAAAGTTTCGAACCCATCGGTTCATGATCTTgacataaaaatataattttgtgtTCGACAACTATGGTCTGCTAATAATAGTGCATCTCTGTTTTCTTATACCGGTCCAAGTTAAGTGCATCTCTCTTTATGTTTTTCCCCCTCCAAAGATGATGATTTTGTTATTGTAAGAGAAACAATCCAGTGCATGCCAAAAAAGGAACATAGGAAGCAATGCCATAACAATTTCTGTTCCAGTAGTCCAGTGGGTCTCTTATTTTGTCATTGTCGATTGTGATGATAACGTGGTCAATGTCATTTTTACTTGACGATTATTTGAAAAATTTTGGTCGGTATCGGAGATACCAAGAATAGACAGTATATGCGTTGCTGTGATTGAGGATCAATTTGGCATATTTGCCAATGCGCTTTCTGTGATTTAGAGTTGGTTTGCCTTTTAATTGCCATATGTTTACATCATTGAGTGTTATctagctagaaaaaaaaaagttgcctCACCAGAGCTTCTTGTGTCTGAAGGGGTCAGCTGTCATTCTCCTCCCAAAGAGGTTCTCTGGAGTTGGTTTTCGAAACAAAGCTGGTGGAGGTATTAATAGCATATCTGTATCCTTTGACATTTTAATTCCAATACTGATCCTCTTGAGTTGGCTCCTGTATAAGTTGTTGTATGACGCCATTTTGACGTACACTTGCACCCGCATACGAATATACATACTCATAtacataagaaaaagaaaaaaaaagaaaaaaaaggggagaAAGCCTGGCCAACCCCTTTTGTTTCGGCCGGCCCggccttttttttctcctccgGCCCAGCTGGCCCACACCGAACCCTCTCCTATCTAGCCGATTCGGCCCAGGCGCCCCATcggccttctccttcctccagaCTGAGCGGCACACGCACGCCAGGGGAGCCGCCTCTCTCTCCAACGGTAGCCGCCCCCCTTCTCTCCCTCAAATCCCCCCTCTATCTCCACCAAATCACCCCCAAATCCACTTAAAACGGGATCCCCATCTTATCTCCAACAATTTCCCCACGAATCCCAACTGATTTGAGCCGAATCCCCAACCGAATCGCGGGATTTTCGCATCCGGTGGCTCATGGTTGGTGCTTATATAAGGAGATGCATCGATTCGTTAAAAAGAGctagagagggagctagagagagatctagagagagagagaaagagagagagagaggggggagttTTGCTGCGTCGAAACCGTGCCGCCAGGACGCGTCTCCGATCCGTCGCGATCATCACCATGTCTGCGCCCTGAGGTGAGGCCTAGCTGTGATTTCCTTCCCCTTTGATGCTATGTGAtggccggccatcgtgccatgcGGATGCTTTCGTGCCGTCGTCGTGGCCGGTGATGAAATCTGAGGCACGACCGGTAGCGATCCTCTCTTGTGCTCTGTCCGGCCTTTGTGCCGTGCACCTGTGTTGCCATGACCGATGAGGTTAAAACCGAGGCCCGGCTGCTGTTTTTGGCTGCCTGTGTCCGGCCGTCACGCTGTGAAGATGACCTGTGCCGGTCACGCGCCGCTGACGCCTGTGCTCTGGCCGCATGCCGACGGATGCCCGCGCTCCGGCCACGCGCCGTTGAAGCCTGTGCCCCGGCTGTGTGTCGATAAAGCCTGTGCTGCCACCGTGTGCTGTGAAGCATTGTGTCGTCTCCGTATACGTACCCCGGCTGCCGCATGCTCTCTTCTCTGGAGCCCGACCACTATCACCATGCTGGTTTCCCCTCTCTGAGGGCTATATGTTGCTATCCTTTCTGAATGGATAGAAATCTCGTGATTGCTTACATCTGGACATGCTCATATTGACACCGAATTCGGCTCATAGCATGAATGCGGCACCTCGCTCTTGTCATACTGTGTTGCGTTTCATCTTATTGCTATCTTGATCACCTGATGAGTGTGGGTTGTTCTACTACATCCCCATAAATTCCGATGCTCATTGATAGACGATTGCAGTTAAGATACTTTCAGAGAACCATATGGCTGGTTGTTCCCATTACTGGGTCTTGGCGTTGATCTTCTTCTGCTATGTTATATTCATTGGGGCCGGTAAGGAGGCTCTCTGAGGATTGCCCTGATTTTGACAGATCGGTTGGGATTGTCATGATACTCTGTTGCCATGGGAACcctcttgttggttatgttgttTCTATGAAAGCTCTCTTGTTGATGGTGCTGTTACCGTGGAGGCCCTCCTACCGGCTGTGATGCTGCCCCTTGGTGCCCTGTTATGCTACTGTAGCTCGCTGGTGACTGCCCTTGTTGCTGCGGCCATAAAAGATGTGCTACGGATGCTGCCTCGTGATAATCATGTAATGCAAAAGAATATGAAAGGAGGGTTTTGTTTGGTTGCCCCAGTATAAAATTATTGCCAGAGACCTAATCCTTTTTAAGGATGTTCGATGCTATGGCTTTCGCCTCTGTGGCATGTTGCCTTCGGAAAGGCCAATGAGGATACGTCTGAGGCCCCGAAGAGGgagttagtgagtcaagcacggcgTCGGAGCTCCTGGTTGTGGCCATGCTGCCGCTTCCGGTAGAAGCTACGCGTCGTGCCACGCTCCTAGCTCACCTCTTCGCACATAAACATAATTCTGAGGCCTACGCggccgatgatgacccgggatacataaacggtccaaaaagctcatgctagactgtgTTCCCGTTCTTTACTGCTCTTGATTTctaacgcttactttgcttggtctttgtcgcgtgtgactacagccttgcagactcggagacgacctcggtatgacgaccgccagagcacttaatcggaggtagcctgAAGACGGGTGTAATTAACCGAAGAGCTTCACGAAGCCCCGGGAACCAAGAAAAAGCAATCGCCAGATCGTgaagatagtcagatagcgtgtgcgttgtggagtaaaaatgtatatgagaaactgtactttatgatttcaacatgaatgaataaagttacatgTTTTCGATTATTACATTCTCCTGTCTTttgtatactctgtatactggcacgcccgcaaTATTACATACACAGTTTCAAACGCAATTCAAACGCGAGAAGTTTTGAATCCGCGAAACAGTTGTATTCTAATTCTAATGCTAAAAGATGCAATGGAATAAAATGTTGTAAATGATCCCTTTGTAATTCATGTAattttcttataatttgatgtGAGAGAAGGCATAAGGATATATGTGATCAGTGATATCTTGCATGTTGAAAATTTTGCTTGAACTGTGAAATCAAGTTTCAGATATGGTAT of Phragmites australis chromosome 3, lpPhrAust1.1, whole genome shotgun sequence contains these proteins:
- the LOC133911488 gene encoding fasciclin-like arabinogalactan protein 10 — its product is MAMRRVVAAALLACLLLPMASVRGRNITAMLGGYKEYKLYNKYLSETKVCDEINARQSTSMTILVLSDDAMSKLVSDAGESLAAIKNALRLLSVLDYYDRKKVKKYGSESAATLYQATGDAVSTTGNVKVTDQDGSNYGFASATPGAKVSTVTKEVKTMSFKFSILEISAPVEFDGLFDTPTTSNLTRLLEKAGCKRFAALVASTGVLKTYESAMDNGLTLFAPDDDAFQAKGALDVKNMSSADLVTLLKYHALPEYYPKTSLKAVKGPLRTLASTKAGKDDVSVVAQGDDVSLATGGGKSRVADTVLDNTPFCLLKVDSLLVPAELAGAPEPAAPAPSPTEAPQSSPPAPQPADASSVAADHADHKSKKASSAVASRSVGGTFAAAAVCSVVLASLL